One part of the Mya arenaria isolate MELC-2E11 chromosome 3, ASM2691426v1 genome encodes these proteins:
- the LOC128228204 gene encoding uncharacterized protein LOC128228204, whose product MSDHSKEHTSGRTARSARRIAPIPDSIKEIVQVRPNRYLHIRHVNKKQRDEKFEREMQSYLLHKESALLTAPMSFNKKNNTPGKTLNKNSSGSRDNQSSTPPNLINHDEGNLNSSGNSNTLNNISTTNLDVQNLDNAYTGVSSGVGLHVQSPSRLSSKSASTESISNVQIEIRPNSLVKRLDEITEKPDEESHEVLPYKSQSPRKTKGHRPVSARSIRQRTTSVGAKETQQITNYMPNLNDFNIDHKDSPFKDVTLFFFHGVGGCADIWNSQIDFFGHLGIEIIAPDLVGHGLSPAADNAKAYHFKEILADLEAVFDKYCKRENIVIGHSYGCAFAAALGRRRARRVSKLVLVSGGAPIPLAPQPGVFSLPVCMLSCIRPCLFSRFEKHAFHDPSTTNDGSRQVAFDVPARVLSHTMQGQDWLDGDALYHQWLAMPTLLLHGKHDSFVSLEEQEEMEETVTMSQLEVIENASHMVMMEAPLEVNSLLYVFIFQASHDPHDPETARSRPHSSKSSKSARLKHHSKQLA is encoded by the exons ATGAGTGATCATAGCAAAGAGCACACTAGTGGTAGGACTGCTCGCAGTGCTAGGAGAATTGCTCCCATACCTGACTCCATTAAAGAGATTGTGCAAGTGCGACCAAATAGGTATCTGCACATCAGACATGTTAACAAGAAGCAGAGAGATGAGAAATTTGAAAGGGAAATGCAGTCATATTTATTGCATAAAGAAAGTGCTCTCCTTACTGCACCAATGTCTTTCAACAAAAAGAACAATACTCCTGgcaaaacattgaataaaaacagtTCTGGATCACGTGATAATCAATCTTCTACTCCACCTAATCTCATTAATCATGATGAAGGTAACTTAAACAGTTCGGGTAATAGTAATACTCTGAATAATATTTCTACAACTAACTTGGACGTTCAGAACCTAGATAATGCTTATACTGGTGTAAGCTCAGGGGTTGGCCTGCATGTTCAGTCCCCTTCAAGATTATCCTCTAAATCTGCCAGTACAGAATCTATCTCCAATGTTCAAATTGAGATTAGACCAAACTCACTTGTAAAACGTCTAGATGAGATTACTGAAAAACCAGATGAGGAATCGCATGAAGTACTACCCTATAAATCACAGTCACCTCGAAAAACAAAGGGACACCGGccagtcagtgcaagaagtaTTCGGCAGAGAACAACATCAGTTGGTGCAAAGGAAACACAACAAATTACAAACTATATGCCTAATTTGAATGACTTTAACATTGATCATAAAGATTCACCATTTAAAGATGTGACTCTGTTTTTCTTTCATGGTGTAGGAGGTTGTGCAGATATCTGGAATTCACAGATTGACTTCTTTGGTCATCTAGGAATTGAGATAATAGCTCCAGATTTAGTTGGACATGGTCTAAGTCCAGCTGCTGACAATGCTAAAGCATATCATTTCAAAGAGATACTTGCTGACTTAGAAGCtgtgtttgataaatattgtaaaagagAAAATATCGTTATTGGACATTCCTACGG GTGTGCGTTTGCAGCTGCCTTGGGTCGTCGGCGAGCTCGACGGGTGAGCAAGCTTGTGCTAGTCAGTGGTGGGGCCCCAATACCCCTTGCCCCACAGCCTGGTGTGTTTTCCCTGCCTGTATGCATGCTCTCCTGCATCAGGCCTTGTCTCTTCAGCAGGTTTGAAAA acatGCATTCCATGATCCAAGCACCACTAATGATGGGTCACGTCAGGTGGCATTTGATGTCCCTGCACGTGTGTTGTCCCACACGATGCAAGGGCAGGACTGGCTAGATGGTGATGCACTCTACCACCAGTGGCTTGCCATGCCAACGCTTCTGCTGCATGGCAAACATGACAGCTTTGTGTCCCTCGAGGAACAAGAGGAAATGGAAGAG ACAGTGACAATGTCCCAATTGGAGGTTATAGAAAATGCTAGTCACATGGTTATGATGGAAGCCCCCTTAGAGGTCAACAGTCTGCTGTATGTGTTCATCTTCCAAGCCTCCCATGACCCACATGATCCTGAAACTGCCCGCAGTCGTCCCCACAGTAGCAAGTCATCGAAGTCTGCTCGCCTGAAACACCACTCAAAACAACTGGCGTAG